Genomic DNA from Methanofollis sp. W23:
GTCTTGAGATCCTCGTCTCGACTGCAGGGGCAGGGGAGTATTTCGGGGTCAGGGTGGTGAAAGGCGTCCTGGTGCGGGGGCGGACCCCCAGGGACGTCGCCAGGAGCGTACGCCGTGCGCCCCAGGATGCGCTGGTCCTTGTCGAAGGAGGGGACGACGGTTTCAACCGGGCGGTGCTCTCGACCGGGGGGGTCGACGTCCTCAGAGGGATGCACCGGGTCCCGCGGCGGGGCTTCGACTTCGTGGCCGCAAAGACCGCGGCCGACCACAGGGTGGCCGTCGAGATCGACCTTGCCCCCCTGGTCGCCTGCCATGGGCGCACAAGGCAGAAGGTCCTTGGCCGGTATGCCGACCTCCTCGGGCTCCAGCGGAAGTACGCCTTCCCCTTCTGCATCGCCAGCAACGCTCATTCGGTCCTTGACCTGCGGAGCGTGCATGATATGGTGGGGCTCTGTTCCCTTTTCGGGATGGAGAAGGACGAGGTGCATGCCGCCCTCTCCACGGTGGAAGGGCTGCTCGACCGCGAGGAGCAGGTGAGGGTGGTGGAATGAGGGCGAGACCAAAAGCCCTCAGGGCCAAGCGGCGCTATCTCCTGGTGAGGATCCTCCCGCCCTGGCGTGCGGTCGAGCAGAAGGCGCTGTACCTCGCGGTCGCCGAGGCGGTCACCTCCCTCTTTGGGGATGTCGGGGCGGCACGGGTCCAGCCGGCCGTGGTCTT
This window encodes:
- a CDS encoding RNase P subunit p30 family protein, whose product is MAYADACVHPYPSGDTSPARLALEARACGLEILVSTAGAGEYFGVRVVKGVLVRGRTPRDVARSVRRAPQDALVLVEGGDDGFNRAVLSTGGVDVLRGMHRVPRRGFDFVAAKTAADHRVAVEIDLAPLVACHGRTRQKVLGRYADLLGLQRKYAFPFCIASNAHSVLDLRSVHDMVGLCSLFGMEKDEVHAALSTVEGLLDREEQVRVVE